In the Brettanomyces nanus chromosome 1, complete sequence genome, CTTATCTGCCTCTTCCTTCAACcgcttcttttcttgctCGAGCAAATAATCCTGGTTATTGCCAACCCAAAttctctccttcaactcaCTTTCATTACTGCTCAATAGGAACCCATTTATTTCGTCGTCATCTACCACCGACAAACTATCATCGTCTGGAATGCCTTTCAATATATCCGCAGTAGAAGGCAAGAATTTTGCCAAGTTCTGAGGCTTGTTTTCTCtaatcatcttctccacGTTTGTTTCTTCGTGATGAACTTCCTCTGCATCTaattcatcctcttcaggGGTTACTTTAGCTCCATCTTTGTCCATAACAACCTTGCCGTTCACCATGCTagcattttctttcaactgTCGATTGAGAACTCTTTGAATATGTGAGTTGATCTCTTCCTCAGTAACTTCGCTGTCCTCTAAGAGTGCTGCCAACACTGGGTCCTCAAACATGTTatctttgatcttctctGCATTTCTAATCACTTTTTTCCGCTTTCTTTCGAGCAATCGTCCTTTCTTGAACGATGGTGGTAACCCATTCCTTATATTTGGATTCTTTCGAAACTGATCTACCGTCAAATCTGAAGAGTGGGTGCTCTGAAACTCGTGAAGACGCTTCTGAATCGTCGCAGATCCAATATGTGTAACCGCCACAATTTCCGAGTGTGTTCTTCTAAAATTGTTCATTCTGGCAGCCATTAATAGACAGGCACCGGCGATACCTGCCGGTCTACGTCCATCAGATATCCAGTCATCGCTCATACGTTTGGCCAACTTCACAGCATCGTTGATTACTTTCAGTTTCATCCTTCCAAAATCCAGTCTGTCCGCAAAATGCTGGATAAAGAGCGATGGATCAACAAGCGGTAGCTCCGTAATATGTAAAGCCTTCACCATCTTAAGGAAAGTGGAACCTATGGCAAATACAGACACCTGCAatcgagaagaaaagtcaaTAAGCATATGATGTGTCTTCTCCTTACGACAGGCAATGTACAAGCAGGCAGCCACGACATTCTGTGACCTTCTTCCCTGTACAAAGTTGTTGGTTAGGGCCAACTGGAACCATTGATACGCAGCATCCGAAATATACTCCGGAATTCCCAACGCACTCGCCACGTTTCGAatcctcttccttccaTTCGCCAGTGTCTGCTCTCGCGAATCTAGCGATCCTCGATTGTTGCCAAAATTGGCATGAGCCTGGTCTGATCCAACAAACGAACCCTGCACTGTAGCACCACCATTGGACGTTTCAGCAAAGGTCACTTCTGAAACAATCGGGTTTTCCTCCAGTACACTACCA is a window encoding:
- a CDS encoding uncharacterized protein (BUSCO:EOG09342517), translating into MTTVVPPKLRCKVCGNTEFTREYHTASSDLACTKCGSVLEENPIVSEVTFAETSNGGATVQGSFVGSDQAHANFGNNRGSLDSREQTLANGRKRIRNVASALGIPEYISDAAYQWFQLALTNNFVQGRRSQNVVAACLYIACRKEKTHHMLIDFSSRLQVSVFAIGSTFLKMVKALHITELPLVDPSLFIQHFADRLDFGRMKLKVINDAVKLAKRMSDDWISDGRRPAGIAGACLLMAARMNNFRRTHSEIVAVTHIGSATIQKRLHEFQSTHSSDLTVDQFRKNPNIRNGLPPSFKKGRLLERKRKKVIRNAEKIKDNMFEDPVLAALLEDSEVTEEEINSHIQRVLNRQLKENASMVNGKVVMDKDGAKVTPEEDELDAEEVHHEETNVEKMIRENKPQNLAKFLPSTADILKGIPDDDSLSVVDDDEINGFLLSSNESELKERIWVGNNQDYLLEQEKKRLKEEADKIAGHTAHIRKKRKHNNNENGSTENAGTDSAGLNAYLQNDATPYGLSEALGDAASPADSARRLLQKKSLSKKINYAAVNELFED